In Primulina eburnea isolate SZY01 chromosome 14, ASM2296580v1, whole genome shotgun sequence, the following proteins share a genomic window:
- the LOC140811480 gene encoding F-box protein At5g46170-like — MGSIRLDLGGKIHPEPIDLFDGIPDSLLLVIFNKIGDVKSLGRCCVVSKRFHSLVPQVDTIIVRVDCVISDDDSSSSSLASEKSRHPISSFFRLFLGLFKPFQSFTQFITPAASRLPSFAEDSDCETEQNCVTHHSPTQVLKNFNEIKLLRITLPSGELGIDAGVLLKWRADFGSTLDNCVILAASSVIHNPIRVCGRNVDNNDIGNNSNGLAIDNGSIPESFYTNGGLKLRVVWTISSLIAASARHYLLQPIIAEHKTLESLILNDSDGQGVLSMNKVQLEELRLKPLSASSASKRTLVPALNMRLWYASHLELPNGMVLIGATLVAIKPREQSKIEAVGSEGNWVASAFEEPFGTAARMLVKRRTYCLEMNSF, encoded by the coding sequence ATGGGTTCTATTCGATTAGATCTGGGCGGTAAAATCCACCCCGAGCCGATCGATCTGTTCGACGGGATTCCGGACTCCCTTCTCCTCGTCATCTTCAACAAAATTGGGGATGTCAAATCATTGGGCCGATGCTGCGTTGTTTCGAAGCGGTTTCACTCTCTCGTTCCTCAAGTCGACACCATAATCGTGCGCGTCGATTGCGTCATCTCGGACGACGATTCCTCTTCCTCCTCGCTCGCCTCTGAAAAATCCCGGCACCCCATATCCTCTTTCTTTCGCCTATTCCTCGGACTCTTCAAGCCCTTTCAATCTTTTACACAATTCATTACTCCAGCCGCCAGTCGCCTTCCTTCCTTCGCAGAAGATTCCGACTGCGAAACCGAGCAAAACTGCGTCACCCACCATTCACCTACTCAAGTATTGAAGAATTTTAACGAAATCAAGCTCCTGCGGATTACACTTCCGAGTGGGGAGTTGGGGATAGACGCTGGTGTTTTGCTCAAGTGGAGGGCCGATTTTGGGTCAACGCTCGATAATTGTGTTATTCTTGCCGCTTCCAGTGTCATTCATAATCCGATTAGGGTCTGTGGTCGTAATGTCGATAATAATGATATTGGAAATAACAGTAATGGATTGGCGATTGATAATGGCAGCATACCAGAGTCTTTTTACACGAATGGGGGTTTAAAGCTGCGTGTTGTGTGGACTATTAGCTCATTGATCGCGGCCTCGGCGAGGCATTATCTGCTGCAGCCTATAATAGCGGAACACAAAACCCTAGAAAGCTTGATTTTGAACGACTCAGATGGACAGGGAGTATTATCTATGAACAAAGTGCAGTTGGAGGAGCTTCGGTTGAAGCCATTGTCTGCATCCTCGGCATCAAAGAGGACTCTTGTTCCAGCTCTGAATATGCGGTTATGGTATGCTTCCCATTTGGAGCTGCCAAATGGGATGGTGCTGATAGGGGCGACTTTGGTTGCAATTAAGCCTCGTGAGCAGTCGAAGATAGAGGCCGTGGGTTCGGAAGGGAATTGGGTAGCCTCCGCATTTGAGGAGCCTTTCGGCACTGCTGCAAGGATGCTGGTGAAGAGGAGAACTTATTGTCTGGAAATGAACTCATTTTGA